Proteins co-encoded in one Pyxidicoccus xibeiensis genomic window:
- a CDS encoding SRPBCC family protein, protein MTTKTIRRELKFTQSPATVWRALANSEALADWMYPNDFEPRVGHRFTFRVPPDPRARFDGLVVHCEVLRCAPPSELEFTWVVGDGWLDTRVRYRLEADGDGTRVHFEHSGFKEDQAFHGAEYGWKMMHGKLAKALEKASGGAAPPSPDNDNPALKA, encoded by the coding sequence ATGACGACGAAGACAATCCGACGGGAGCTGAAGTTCACCCAGTCGCCCGCCACGGTGTGGCGCGCGCTCGCGAACAGCGAGGCGCTCGCCGACTGGATGTACCCGAACGACTTCGAGCCACGCGTCGGGCATCGCTTCACGTTCCGCGTGCCTCCGGACCCGCGGGCCAGATTCGATGGACTCGTCGTGCACTGCGAGGTGCTCCGGTGCGCTCCTCCGTCCGAGCTCGAGTTCACGTGGGTCGTTGGCGACGGCTGGCTGGATACGCGCGTCCGCTACCGCCTCGAAGCCGATGGCGATGGCACGCGCGTGCACTTCGAGCACTCCGGCTTCAAGGAGGACCAGGCGTTCCACGGCGCCGAGTACGGCTGGAAGATGATGCACGGAAAGCTCGCCAAGGCGCTCGAGAAGGCGTCGGGCGGCGCTGCTCCGCCTTCTCCCGACAATGACAACCCGGCCCTCAAGGCCTGA
- the ureC gene encoding urease subunit alpha: MSRKMDRRHYADMFGPTTGDRVRLGDTGLWAEVERDATVYGDECKFGGGKVLREGMGQQAGVGDAQALDCVITNALILDWTGIYKADIGIKHGRIAGIGKAGNPDVMAGVTPGMVVGVTTEAIAGEGLIVTAGGLDTHIHFICPQQADEALASGITTWVGGGTGPATGTKATTCTPGAWNLQRMLQATDTLPLNIGLTGKGNTSLPHGLLDQIRAGAIGLKLHEDWGTTPAAIDTCLTVAEGEDVQVTIHTDTLNESGYVDDSLAAFKGRTIHTYHSEGAGGGHAPDIIRVCGEANVLPSSTNPTRPYTVNTLDEHLDMLMVCHHLDREIPEDVAFAESRIRGETIAAEDILHDLGAISIMSSDSQAMGRVGEVICRTWQTAHKLREQRGRLREERGDNDNLRIRRYVAKYTINPAIAHGLSHEVGSVEVGKLADLVLWRPAFFGLRPELVIKGGFIAWGQMGDANASIPTPQPYLMRPMFGARGRALGATSLAFVSGRALAEGTLRDLGLTKRLSAVSRCRGLGKADMRLNDAMPVITVDPETYEVRADGELLRCEPASRLPLAQLYSLF, from the coding sequence ATGAGCCGGAAGATGGACCGCCGCCACTACGCGGACATGTTCGGCCCCACCACGGGCGACCGGGTGCGGCTGGGCGACACGGGGCTGTGGGCCGAGGTGGAGCGCGACGCCACCGTCTACGGTGACGAGTGCAAGTTCGGCGGCGGCAAGGTGCTGCGCGAGGGCATGGGCCAGCAGGCCGGCGTGGGCGACGCCCAGGCGCTCGACTGCGTCATCACCAACGCGCTCATCCTCGACTGGACGGGCATCTACAAGGCGGACATCGGCATCAAGCACGGGCGCATCGCCGGCATCGGCAAGGCGGGCAACCCGGACGTCATGGCCGGCGTCACCCCCGGCATGGTGGTGGGCGTCACCACGGAAGCCATTGCCGGCGAGGGGCTCATCGTCACCGCGGGCGGGCTGGACACGCACATCCACTTCATCTGCCCGCAGCAGGCGGACGAGGCGCTGGCCAGCGGAATCACCACGTGGGTGGGCGGCGGCACCGGCCCGGCCACGGGCACCAAGGCCACCACGTGTACGCCGGGCGCGTGGAACCTCCAGCGGATGCTCCAGGCCACGGACACGCTTCCGCTCAACATCGGCCTCACGGGCAAGGGCAACACGTCCCTGCCGCACGGGCTGCTCGACCAGATTCGCGCGGGCGCCATCGGCCTGAAGCTGCACGAGGACTGGGGCACCACGCCGGCCGCCATCGACACCTGCCTCACCGTGGCCGAGGGCGAGGACGTCCAGGTCACCATCCACACGGACACGCTGAACGAGTCCGGCTACGTGGACGACTCGCTGGCGGCGTTCAAGGGCCGCACCATCCACACGTACCACTCGGAGGGCGCGGGCGGCGGGCATGCGCCGGACATCATCCGCGTGTGCGGTGAGGCGAATGTCCTGCCCAGCTCCACCAACCCCACGCGCCCGTACACGGTGAACACGCTGGATGAGCACCTGGACATGCTCATGGTGTGTCACCACCTGGACCGGGAGATTCCCGAGGACGTGGCCTTCGCGGAGAGCCGCATCCGCGGGGAGACCATCGCCGCGGAGGACATCCTTCACGACCTGGGCGCCATCAGCATCATGTCCTCGGACAGCCAGGCCATGGGCCGGGTGGGCGAGGTCATCTGCCGCACGTGGCAGACGGCACACAAGCTGCGCGAGCAGCGCGGGCGGCTGCGCGAGGAGCGCGGGGACAACGACAACCTCCGCATCCGCCGCTACGTGGCGAAGTACACCATCAACCCCGCCATCGCCCACGGGCTGTCGCACGAAGTGGGCTCGGTGGAGGTGGGCAAGCTGGCGGACCTGGTGCTGTGGCGCCCGGCCTTCTTCGGCCTGCGCCCCGAGCTGGTCATCAAGGGCGGCTTCATCGCCTGGGGGCAGATGGGCGACGCCAACGCGTCCATCCCCACGCCGCAGCCGTACCTCATGCGCCCCATGTTCGGCGCCAGGGGCCGGGCGCTCGGGGCCACCAGCCTCGCGTTCGTCTCCGGGCGCGCGCTGGCGGAGGGGACGTTGCGAGACCTGGGGCTCACCAAGCGGCTGTCGGCGGTGAGCCGGTGCCGGGGGCTGGGCAAGGCGGACATGCGGCTCAACGACGCGATGCCCGTCATCACCGTGGACCCGGAGACATACGAGGTCCGCGCCGACGGTGAGCTGCTGCGCTGCGAGCCCGCGAGCCGGCTCCCCCTGGCCCAGCTCTACTCGCTGTTCTGA
- the ureG gene encoding urease accessory protein UreG: protein MHDDHRGHGHDDDHDHEHEEWDHPGHFHEREEPQQRDYKARAFTIGIGGPVGSGKTALVLALCRKLRDRVRLGVVTNDIFTKEDAEFLVRNQALSPERIKAVETGGCPHAAIREDISHNLMALEQLMEELGPELLIVESGGDNLAAQYSRELADYTVYVIDVAGGDKVPRKGGPGITQSDLLIINKTDLAPHVGADLGVMERDAKKMRGDGPFVFTQVTKGVGLDAVVEHLLGAWRQRTGARAS from the coding sequence ATGCACGACGACCACCGTGGCCACGGCCATGACGACGACCACGACCATGAGCACGAGGAGTGGGACCACCCCGGGCACTTCCACGAGCGCGAGGAGCCCCAGCAGCGCGACTACAAGGCGCGCGCCTTCACCATCGGCATCGGCGGGCCGGTGGGCAGCGGGAAGACGGCGCTGGTGCTGGCGCTGTGCCGCAAGCTGCGAGACCGCGTCCGGCTGGGCGTGGTGACCAACGACATCTTCACCAAGGAGGACGCCGAGTTCCTGGTGCGCAACCAGGCGCTGTCCCCCGAGCGCATCAAGGCAGTGGAGACGGGCGGCTGCCCCCACGCGGCCATCCGAGAGGATATCAGCCACAACCTGATGGCGCTCGAGCAGCTCATGGAGGAGCTGGGGCCGGAGCTGCTCATCGTGGAGAGCGGCGGCGACAACCTGGCCGCGCAGTACAGCCGCGAGCTGGCGGACTACACCGTCTACGTCATCGACGTGGCCGGCGGGGACAAGGTGCCGCGCAAGGGCGGGCCCGGAATCACCCAGTCGGACCTGCTCATCATCAACAAGACGGACCTGGCCCCACACGTGGGCGCGGACCTGGGCGTCATGGAGCGCGACGCGAAGAAGATGCGCGGAGACGGGCCCTTCGTCTTCACCCAGGTGACGAAGGGCGTGGGCCTGGACGCGGTGGTGGAGCACCTGCTCGGCGCGTGGAGGCAGCGCACCGGCGCCCGCGCGTCCTGA
- a CDS encoding ArsR/SmtB family transcription factor translates to MFGAISHPARRRMLDLLVDGDRPVNSIAENFEMSRPAVSQHLRVLLDAGLVTEQRHGRERRYRLVPERLEPVRDWIAHYERFWDDNFTRLRRHLDKGNEQ, encoded by the coding sequence GTGTTCGGAGCAATCAGCCATCCGGCGCGGCGCCGCATGCTCGACCTGTTGGTCGACGGCGACCGCCCGGTGAACTCCATCGCCGAGAACTTCGAGATGAGCCGCCCGGCGGTGTCCCAGCACCTGCGCGTGCTGCTCGATGCGGGCCTCGTCACCGAGCAACGGCATGGCAGGGAGCGGCGGTACCGCCTCGTGCCGGAGCGACTGGAGCCGGTGCGCGACTGGATTGCTCACTACGAGCGGTTCTGGGACGACAACTTCACCCGCCTGCGGCGGCACCTCGACAAGGGCAACGAGCAATGA
- a CDS encoding DoxX family protein has translation MNIVFWILQAVLALLFVAGGFYKAFSFQQLASQFNEVPHAAWRALGFLEIAGGVLLIVPAALKWMPNLTAHAAAVLTLETFALAALYASHSTKIAPENPMTWALVMGVLLAFVAYGRYVLKPVVAVTT, from the coding sequence ATGAACATCGTCTTCTGGATTCTTCAGGCCGTCCTCGCGCTGCTGTTCGTCGCAGGTGGGTTCTACAAGGCGTTCTCGTTCCAGCAGCTCGCGAGCCAGTTCAACGAGGTCCCCCACGCGGCCTGGCGGGCGCTCGGCTTCCTCGAGATTGCCGGTGGCGTGCTGCTGATTGTTCCGGCGGCGTTGAAGTGGATGCCCAATCTCACCGCGCACGCGGCCGCGGTGCTCACGCTCGAGACGTTCGCGCTCGCCGCGCTGTACGCGAGTCATTCGACGAAGATTGCGCCCGAGAACCCGATGACCTGGGCGCTCGTGATGGGGGTGCTGCTCGCCTTCGTGGCGTACGGCCGCTACGTCCTCAAGCCGGTGGTGGCAGTCACCACGTGA
- a CDS encoding urease accessory protein UreF, producing the protein MGSTWKVLQLADSAFPTGGFAHSGGLEAAVQQGEVRGAAELRRFVRELLWQAGHGGLPLVGAAHREPSSLPVLDARTEAFLSNHVANRASRTQGRAFLDTCARIFPGPVTPLREAARADGLRFHHAPLFGAVLRALDVALPDAQQLFLSLTLRGTLSAAVRLGIVGTHESHQLQHQATPLLDAVLEQCAGLGVDALAQPSPLLDLLSSTHDRLYSRLFLS; encoded by the coding sequence ATGGGCTCCACGTGGAAGGTGCTCCAGCTGGCGGACTCGGCCTTTCCCACCGGGGGCTTCGCGCACTCGGGTGGGCTGGAGGCGGCGGTGCAGCAGGGCGAGGTGCGCGGCGCCGCGGAGCTGCGGCGCTTCGTGCGCGAGCTGCTGTGGCAGGCGGGCCACGGCGGGCTGCCGCTGGTGGGCGCGGCGCACCGCGAGCCCTCCTCCCTGCCCGTGCTGGACGCGCGCACGGAGGCGTTCCTCTCCAACCACGTGGCCAACCGCGCCAGCCGCACCCAGGGCCGTGCCTTCCTGGACACCTGCGCGCGCATCTTCCCCGGGCCGGTGACGCCTTTGCGCGAGGCCGCCCGGGCGGACGGGCTGCGCTTCCACCATGCCCCCCTGTTCGGCGCCGTGCTGCGCGCCCTGGACGTGGCGCTGCCGGACGCGCAGCAGCTCTTCCTGTCCCTCACGCTGAGGGGCACGCTGTCGGCCGCGGTGCGGCTGGGCATCGTCGGCACGCACGAGTCGCACCAGCTCCAGCACCAGGCCACGCCCCTGCTGGACGCCGTCCTGGAGCAGTGCGCCGGCCTGGGCGTGGACGCGCTGGCGCAGCCCTCTCCCCTGTTGGACCTGCTCAGCTCCACGCACGACCGGCTCTATTCGAGACTCTTCCTGTCCTGA
- a CDS encoding Vps62-related protein, with amino-acid sequence MRTGRLISSRTLALLSLAASAVGCGGTMDLTDPGDLRDEDRALEAGLQGNSVYGRWLGSGGRNPAHAGNRTFFVDHTGPTATVTFTLTASVDAYLYLLDASGNVLAQDDDSAGNLNSRLSVSLVPGTYKLVAATYAAGQVADFTLASDKVPLRFAQRLHVKPVNTFQWVYDDSGTGASSDVSIWRPNLSQSPGYYSLGDVAMPNGGGGPAPMTALVVQGDGDLLARPADYTWVWSDWGSGGTHDGSFWEPVAPAGYTCLGSVAVLGYGKPSTELIRCLKSEYVLAATPAGVWNDSGSGADHDVGLWQAKPLDHRGLTASTFVARPSHSDTGGSRYWALNKSATANPELKGLPVSAETAAAFAPRVWLHPNESYFPSSTELHLANVHADGDFLVTNQALGCDSCTDPQFLDGQRPNQAPVPVYAEIITRTVNGAPTSTTDVVYWMFYPYNNGKRVCIGWYSPWGCVGGYSTFGNHVGDWEHATVRFVEGRPAQVYLSQHASGQTFTFGDKALGLTGWRPELYSALGSHGVYADAARHIYRNLPNGDFLADDTGRGMAWDTWAALVPFDWQAAGTFGGSLSWLNITRRWGNPKSGCDISEPIAGECVLNDGPTGPMSKSASRPDFLPLD; translated from the coding sequence ATGCGAACTGGACGTCTCATTTCCTCACGCACGCTCGCGCTGCTGTCGCTCGCGGCGAGCGCGGTGGGTTGTGGCGGCACGATGGACCTGACGGACCCTGGTGACCTCCGCGACGAGGACCGCGCCCTGGAGGCGGGGCTCCAGGGCAACAGCGTGTATGGCCGCTGGCTCGGCTCCGGGGGACGGAACCCCGCGCATGCGGGCAACCGGACGTTCTTCGTGGACCACACGGGCCCGACGGCCACGGTGACCTTCACCCTCACCGCCTCCGTGGACGCGTACCTCTACCTGCTCGACGCGAGTGGCAACGTGCTCGCGCAGGACGATGACAGCGCCGGAAACCTCAACTCGCGCCTGTCCGTGTCCCTGGTGCCGGGGACGTACAAGCTCGTCGCGGCGACGTACGCCGCCGGGCAGGTCGCGGACTTCACGCTGGCGTCCGACAAGGTGCCCCTGCGCTTCGCCCAGCGCCTGCACGTGAAGCCCGTGAACACGTTCCAATGGGTCTACGACGACAGTGGCACCGGGGCCTCGTCCGATGTCTCCATCTGGCGTCCCAACCTCAGCCAGTCCCCGGGCTATTACTCCCTGGGCGACGTCGCCATGCCCAACGGCGGGGGTGGGCCCGCCCCCATGACGGCGCTCGTGGTGCAGGGGGACGGCGACCTGCTGGCGCGGCCCGCGGACTACACCTGGGTGTGGAGTGATTGGGGCTCGGGCGGGACGCACGACGGCTCCTTCTGGGAGCCGGTGGCACCCGCGGGCTACACCTGCCTGGGCTCGGTGGCGGTGCTGGGCTACGGCAAGCCCTCGACCGAGCTCATCCGCTGCCTCAAGAGCGAGTACGTGCTCGCGGCCACTCCCGCCGGCGTGTGGAACGATAGCGGCTCCGGCGCGGACCACGACGTGGGCCTCTGGCAGGCGAAGCCCCTGGACCATCGCGGGCTGACCGCGTCCACCTTCGTCGCGCGGCCGAGCCACTCGGACACCGGCGGCAGTCGGTACTGGGCCCTCAACAAGAGCGCGACGGCCAACCCGGAGCTGAAGGGGCTGCCGGTGAGCGCCGAGACGGCCGCGGCCTTTGCCCCTCGGGTGTGGCTGCACCCGAACGAGTCCTACTTCCCGTCATCCACCGAGCTCCACCTCGCCAACGTGCACGCGGACGGAGACTTCCTGGTGACGAATCAGGCGCTGGGCTGTGATTCGTGCACGGACCCGCAGTTCCTGGACGGACAGCGGCCAAACCAGGCGCCCGTGCCTGTCTATGCGGAAATCATCACCCGGACCGTGAATGGCGCGCCGACGAGCACCACCGACGTGGTGTATTGGATGTTCTACCCCTACAATAATGGCAAGCGCGTGTGCATTGGCTGGTACTCGCCCTGGGGCTGCGTGGGGGGCTACTCCACCTTTGGCAACCACGTGGGAGACTGGGAGCACGCGACGGTGCGCTTCGTGGAGGGACGTCCGGCACAGGTCTATCTGAGCCAGCATGCCAGCGGGCAGACCTTCACCTTCGGAGACAAGGCCCTGGGACTGACAGGCTGGCGCCCGGAGCTCTACTCGGCGCTGGGCTCGCATGGCGTCTATGCGGACGCGGCCCGGCACATCTACCGGAACCTGCCCAACGGGGACTTCCTGGCTGACGACACCGGCCGCGGCATGGCCTGGGACACGTGGGCCGCGCTGGTGCCCTTCGACTGGCAGGCGGCGGGCACCTTCGGCGGAAGCCTTTCCTGGCTGAACATCACCCGCCGCTGGGGCAACCCCAAGTCGGGCTGTGACATCTCCGAGCCCATCGCCGGTGAGTGCGTGCTCAATGATGGGCCAACCGGGCCCATGTCGAAGAGCGCGTCCCGGCCGGACTTCCTGCCGCTCGACTGA